Proteins encoded within one genomic window of Eleutherodactylus coqui strain aEleCoq1 chromosome 1, aEleCoq1.hap1, whole genome shotgun sequence:
- the LOC136575302 gene encoding fatty acid-binding protein, liver-like, giving the protein MAFNGTWNVYSQENYDSFLRAVGLPEDIIKVAKDINPIIEIQQNGNDFVVTSKTPKQSHSNSFTVGKESEITAFGGKKMMVLVTLQGGKLICKSDTFSHIQEVKGDEMLETITIGSATLVRKSKRA; this is encoded by the exons ATGGCCTTCAATGGAACCTGGAATGTCTATTCTCAGGAGAACTATGACAGTTTCCTGAGGGCTGTAG GTTTGCCAGAGGATATAATCAAAGTAGCAAAGGATATCAACCCTATAATTGAAATCCAGCAAAATGGAAATGACTTTGTTGTTACCTCAAAGACCCCAAAGCAATCTCATAGCAATTCCTTCACTGTTGGAAAAGAGTCCGAAATCACTGCCTTTGGTGGAAAGAAGATGATG GTACTTGTAACTCTTCAAGGTGGAAAACTTATCTGCAAGAGTGACACATTTTCTCACATTCAAGAAGTCAAAGGAGATGAAATGCTGGAG ACAATCACTATTGGCTCAGCAACCCTAGTCAGGAAAAGTAAGAGGGCTTAA